ATAATAGGACAAGGAAAAGATATTCCTGATATTAATTGTTTggttgaagaaataaaagaaaagtgtCCAAGTATAACCAtctatactattaaaaaaacagatttcaaTCTCTATGAGAAATATGTACCCAAAAACCTAACAACTTTCAAGGGGACTTTACAAGTTCATGAGGTGTTTTGGAGTTCCATCAAAAAAGAAACGTTGTATATGAGAAACTGAATGTGACAATGGTACAAAATGCAATCACTATAGTATTGGAGAAGTACTAATCCCTACTGAATCTTTGACAGATCTTCATCCTCATATccttttaatgtataaatttcAATTGGCTCATATTGAATATTGCAAACTTTTGCATTGCTTAAATGTTCTAGGTACTTAGCCATCAAGAATGTTTGAAcattaatatttagtttttcagtGAGCCttgtattttcataaaatattgaaataagttGTGCATCAAAAACCTTATTTAactgttatttaattttgtaattttttttttataaaaaattttatttgcttctGTTTTAAGAAATTCCTTAACATACTTTACCAGGTCAACGATCCTTGAAAGGGAAGAAAGCACTTGCTGAAGAAATAATATCCAAAGGTTTGGCACAAGAAAACCAAGGCCcatgtaaatgtaaaaagaaaaagacaagACTAAGTTATCACAGTGTTTACGGGCATAGTGAGGAGGACAGCTTGTCTATTAAAATGAATGACTTTGTGATTGTGAAGTTTCaaacttccaaaaaaaattgtcaaatacAATGTTGGGTTAATACAAGCCTTAGTTGCAGATGGAAATGAGtttgtcataaaatttttgaaaaaatctggccaggaattttttacttttccagaGAAAGATGACATCTCTGTCATTGATAAAGGCTATGTAGTGTTTATATTGTGCCAGCCAAACCTCAACAACAGGGGGCAATACAGTTTTCCACAAGATTTACcattcaaaaacatttgctaatttACGTACtaataacacttaaaaaattttaaaaacttgtaccATATACTATTTTATGTTAGCtaataaaaactattgattacagatgattattattattatttttgatgatttattttttttaaattacttgaaCAACACTTATAGCTATTACAGCATAAGTGATATTATTCTTAACGTCACGTCTGTGGTAAAGTTGTCATATCTGTGGATTACgctataagtttttaattttttttttagtaaactgaCATTTAATGAATTGTGTGGATACTTTCAAATGATTAAATATACTCAAAGCtataaccataaaaaatttggtttaaaaaatttaatatttaatttttataaaattaactattgaaAATGTTACTTTTCAGGAGAATAACCCATatttgcgaaaaaaaaaatttgccggAAAGAGGGGGAATCGctgttcaaacttttttcctagaatagaccctgatatatatatatatatatatatatatataatatatatatatatatatatatatatatatatatatatatacatatatatatatatatatatatatatatatatatatatatatatatatatatatatatatatatatatatatatatatatacataagggtgtcccaaaaataaactttttttaaaatgtctgctcccaccctctaaatgtgttctatattataaaatggtAAAGCTACAGTTGAGctgcataaaataattttatttttttggttgttgCGTTCTTTTCAGTGGAGACTTTTTAAACATGAGGAATATTTATTGGCTTCAATAATACaccgactatcttatagcctgctgctaaaAGAGAatgtgctgctacattgactgaagGTTTGGCATTGGGcagcatcttttttttattattattccaATAAATATTCCTTATGTTAAAAAAGTCTTCACTGACCAGAACGcaagaaggaaaaaaataaaattattttaggtctCTTAACTGTAAGATtaccaataaaataatactggaattaagaaaatttggaaaaaattttttttaaaggggtCCCTCAAGTCTCTTAAACATtggacgggtccctaatattatttaaaaaaaaagttctaagtATATTATGTTGAGTCTCAATAGATGcgaatttttcttaaaattttgaaaaataaacctattttaatttttagttaaaaatagttaaatattaaatttaaaataatagtttttagttaaaaataggcagtaaaatttaaaataataatttttttattaaatgtgattattttgaaatttttataaatttttggttCTTTTGAGAcctaacataatatatttatgaaaaactttttttttgttgataatattaGGAACCTGTCTATTGTTTAAGGGGCTTGGAAGACccctgaaaatttttttaattcgagtattattttattatataaaacacatttagagggTGGGAGCAGACATTTTTATGTTGTGTTTTGggacactcatatatatatatatatatatgatatagtGGTATGATATAGTGATGAAGTAATTCAGAAGCACTAAAACAAGTTGGCTATGAGTTTGAAAAAGCGTTTACAAAAAGTTCATATtttggtctttttttaaatgtttctaaagAGGTTGAGTTTCGCGTGTTCATAGATAAACCATTCCAAATTCGAGGTGCAGTCatacaaaaagaatttgagCCCAGAGAAGTTTTTTGTTGACGACGTGTAAGTTGACAACTGTCTAATGatctagttttttgttttgaaagacAACTGATAATGatctagttttttgttttttgtttagaaGTTCGGACTTCTAGGAGTTCAAATAAATATGCAGGAgatttagataataaaattttatatgtgatAACTGATATCTTATAGATTATTCTTTGATTTATTGGTTACCAATGAAGAGATTTCAGCAATATTTCTGAATTTAAATGAATAGGAGAATGGAAAACGATTCGAGATAAGCTATTTTGAATTCGttagagttttttaatattttttagataagtacCAGATAAAAGACTGTTACAATAGTCAAGCTGAGTGTTAACAATGCCACATGCAATTGTATTTGCAGCTTCTTTAGTCAGACATGGACGAATGTGGCGAAGTGCACGAATATGGTAATTCCAGGATTTAATAGTGTTGTTTATGTGCTTGTCCATAGAGAGCGATGAATCTAGGGTGACGCCAAggatttttactgaatttattgTAGTTAGTGTTGTTTcagaaataacaatttttgaatcatttttatgCTTGGTAATTTGTTTTCTAGATCCAAATAAAACAGCTTCTGTTTTATTTGGGTTGAGCAGAAGTCCATTTTCTAGAAACCACTTCATTACTACATCAACACACATATTGATTTCATTAATGCTATCTATGCCTGGGTTGATGACAGTATAAAGTTAGGTATCATCAGCATATTGATGAGGATTGGTACCGAGTTTAGCTATAATACGATATAAAGGTGAAACAAACATGGAAAATAGAAATGGGCCTAATACACTACCCTGTGGTACTCCTGTTGAACTTGCTATTAGTCTAGATTTTATTGATCCAAtagaaacaaaagatttttgagAGTGCAAGTATGATGTCAGCCATTTTAGTGCAATATCTGTGACACCAAATTCATCTTTAATGCGGGAAATCAGCAAGCTGTAATCAATTGTATCAAATGCTGAAGATATGTCAAGAGATAGGAGAATAGTGTTCAAAGCATCATCAATGTTTAGCAGGATGTCATTGCATATCTTTAATAGTGCTATTTCGGTTGAGTGATTCAATCTAAAACCAGATTGAAAAAGGATTGAAGTTAATAGATGAAGTTACGTGTGGAAGAAGACGAGATAATGCAAGCTTTTCAAGAATTTTGGAAATTGTATTGAGATTTGATATTGGGCGTAGATTTGATAAGTCAAATTCTGCTAGTCCTGATTTTTTGGGAATTGGTGTTATTTGAGCAACTTTATATGAGGCTGGGAAAATTCCAGATTTGAATGAGAGGTTAGCAAGGTGAGTTATAATTGGACTGAAAAGTTCTGAACAAGATTTAAGGATGTATGTTGGAATAATATCAAGTGGCGATGTCTTAGGTTTGAGAGCTTTGATTATTTTTGACACATCTGTAGGTGTGACTATACCAAATGTTGGTAAAATATTTACCGGGGGATGTAACTCTGAGATGAATTTGGATTTTGGATTTTTTGCAAGCCTTTCCTggatagtattttttatactttcaagTTTGTTTATGAAATATTGACTTATTATATTGCATTTTGCTTCTGGTAttgtgtttttagttttataactaTTTGAATGTAGTAATTTCTTGGCAATATTCCATGTTTCTTTCTGATTATCATATGCTGAATTTAGTTTTGCCTTATAGTGATTACATCTGGATTTATGAATTGCTGCTGATGACTCGCGTGCAATTCGACAGTTTTTTATCTGATAAGTTTccagtttttttataacaacgcTCCAGTTTACGAtgtctgatttttttattcttggcATCTGAAGATAACCATTTATCATCATGTTTACCAGGTTGCATTGAATATTTCCGAATGGGTGCTAAATGATCAAGAACAGTTGTTATATTTGATCTTATTTGTTCAGCATAATCATCCACATTGTTTTCAGGTGATAAGCAACATGGCATTACTTGCAATTCTTTTATAAAGCATGACAAGTTTAGTTTTCTAAAGTTTCGTTTTGAAAACCAAACAGTTTTACTATTTGAAGGTTGATGATAAAATGCAACCCGAATCATATAGTGATCGGAAATACCCTCATCAGTTACTTGAATATTGTTGAGTGAAATGTCATCATGTCGATTTATTACTAGATCAAGCAAGTTGGCTATACCGGTAGTAGATGATATGCGGGTTGGAGATTGAACTCTTTGTATCATGTTGTAGGTCTCTAGAATCTCAGCAAGTCTTGGATTGCAGGTTGTTGGAGTAGTACCTGGGCAGTTAAAGTCACCACACAAAAGTATTTCTCCAGATGTTTAAAGTTCTTCTAGGAGATCAGATAAttcgaaaaagaaaatatttgttggAATGATTGGATTTGATCGGTAAATAGCAATAATATTGTAGATATTATTTGCCAGATTTAGTTTGGCAGATGTACGTTCATAAGAGAGTGGTTTGATATTTAAGTTGTCCCGGTATATTATTGCAACACCTCCTCCACGATGATCTGATCGACAgtattgaattgttttaaagtCTGTTGGGGCCATATCTTCTTGAATTGCAGGAGGGTCGTCTGACTTTATCCAAGTTTCAGTGAGTATAAAAATATCTAGAGAATGATTATGCACTATATCATGAATAatagcagattttttttatagcagaTTGAACATTTTGTATACCCAAGTTTAATGTAGAggatcttttaatttttataggtaAATTATGCTGATGTGATTTCAATCCATTTGAGTTCACCTGATCGTATAccccaataatattttttttcattatgcaCATTGTATTGTTGCCTCCCATTTGCTCCCTCAACTTCATGAGCAAGTGCTGCGTTTCTAGTATTTCTAACTTTTCTGAGTTCACTGTCGAACAATCTCTCGTTTGCAGTTTTgtctttgttaataaaaatatttttgaagttgatattatcatttaacattttggaatttttaattaaataattttgagttTCTTTGTTCTCCAATTCAACTAAGATGAGGTTAGGTGGTCCTTCTGgtcttttagtatttttagttagtcgaattattctttttgtatttgttattaaaaaaatctggttttattgcttttattaatgTTT
This Hydra vulgaris chromosome 04, alternate assembly HydraT2T_AEP DNA region includes the following protein-coding sequences:
- the LOC136079342 gene encoding uncharacterized protein LOC136079342; translated protein: MIQRVQSPTRISSTTGIANLLDLVINRHDDISLNNIQVTDEGISDHYMIRVAFYHQPSNSKTVWFSKRNFRKLNLSCFIKELQVMPCCLSPENNVDDYAEQIRSNITTVLDHLAPIRKYSMQPGKHDDKWLSSDAKNKKIRHRKLEPYDNQKETWNIAKKLLHSNSYKTKNTIPEAKCNIISQYFINKLESIKNTIQERLAKNPKSKFISELHPPVNILPTFGIVTPTDVSKIIKALKPKTSPLDIIPTYILKSCSELFSPIITHLANLSFKSGIFPASYKVAQITPIPKKSGLAEFDLSNLRPISNLNTISKILEKLALSRLLPHVTSSINFNPFSICLLISRIKDEFGVTDIALKWLTSYLHSQKSFVSIGSIKSRLIASSTGVPQGSVLGPFLFSMFVSPLYRIIAKLGTNPHQYADDT